GCGCAGGACGAGTCGCACCCACGAAACCTCCCGGTCGTGGTCGAAGTCCGCCAGCGAGTAGAGCCCGCTGCTGCGCTGCATTCCAAATGCGTCCACGCTCTTGAGCGAGCCGTCGGCGAAGGCGATGTCGGCGCGCTCGAACTCGACTCGGCCCGAGACCTTCACGAACAGTCCCAACGCCGACTCGCCGACTGGAAATTCGAGGATCCGGCGACCCTGGTCGAGCCTCACCCGCTCGGAGTTCCCCGGCCCGCGCGGCGTCAGGCCGATGTGGGCGAGACGAAACGCCCAGCCGAATGGCGCTCCCAGCGGAACGCCGGCACTTCCACCGGGCGCCACGGTCGGCGCATGGCGCCAGGCGGCCCATGTGGGACCGGCCGAAAGGCTGCCGGCCAGAGTGAACAGAACGAACCAGGGGCGCGCGAGTCGCATGCCCCTGATATCGGCAAGGTTTCAACCCGAATTGACCGCCGGGCGAACCCGCGGCCCTCCGGGTTGCCGGAACCGACCCGCTCGCTCAGTCGTCGGTGCTCCAGATCTTGAAACGGCCCTTTCGTTCGGCCACCGAACGGAGCCAGCGCCACTTCTGCACGTCTCCCAGGTCGTCCTTCGCCACCAGGATCAGATGATTGTGCAGGCTGAAGTTCTTGTAATGCATCACCGAGTCCCGTTCGAACCCCATGAATTGATAGAGGTGTCCGCCGTAGTCCCGCACCGCGTGCGAGCTGCCGGCGTGAATCCGCGCGTAGTGCATGGTCCACGCGTCCTCCCACTGCAGCCCGGTGGCCGGGCGGCTCTGCGGGAATTCCAGCCACATGATGTCGGTGAACTCGTCCTGGCTCACGCAAAGCGCGAGCAGCGAGTCGCGATCGTTCCTGTGCAGCATGCGGCACACCGCGCGGCCCAGGTCGTCGAGCGTGCGGGCGCCGCCCTTGAACGGTTTGCTCACCACCGGCGCGTTCACGCGGCGTCCAATCAGCACCGACATCGATTCGGCGTCGACCGGCGGCGAATACCCCGGGAGGTGCCTGAGCGATGAAACGTGCTTGATGTTCGAGCTGTCGATCGGCGCGGTGTTGGGCCTCGGCGCGCCGGCCGCGACGGCAAGGGTCGCGCCGGCGGCGAGCAGCAGCGCGCTAGCCGCAATTCGGTGCGCGCGCTCCGCGGCGCGGGACGGGAACTTCGCGCTCGGCGCTCTCATTGTCCGTACACCAGGGCGATCGCGTAGCTGCGTCCGGTTCGATATTCGGAGGTGACGTTGTTGTCCTGCACCTGCTCGAACTTCGGGTCGAGCAGATTGCGCGCCGCCAGCTTCAGGCGCAGATCGGGGAGCGGCGTGACGTTGGCGGCCACATCCACGCTCGCATAGGGCCGCTGGTAGATGTCGGGCAGCGGCGTGCTGCCGAGCGCCACCAGCTGACGGCCCACCATGCTCAGCAACGCCGAGAAGTCGGTTCGGCCGCTCGGGGTCGCGTAGCCGAGCCCTCCGTTCACCAGATAGTTGACCTGTCCCTGAAGCGGATGCCGGGGTGAGCCGAGCAGGGTGGTCTGCTGCTGGATTTGGACCTCGGACGAGATGAACGAGGCGTTGGCATTGATCGACAGCCGCTTCATCCGATGCATGATCCGCCCGAGGCTGCTGCGCACTTCCACCTCGGCGCCGATGTTGTGGCCGCCGTCGGAGTTGAACGGCTGGAGAATGTGCGGGGTACCGCCGCGGATCACCTGCTCGATCGGATCGTGCAGCCGCTTGTAGAAGCCGCCGATCGCCAGCACTTCGGACAGCGCCGGGAAGGCCTCCAGCCGCAGGTCGTAATTGTCGATCGTTGCGCGATGCAGGTCGGGATTGCCCTTCACCAGGTTTCCCCCCACGTATTCGAGATTCGCGCTGGGTGACAGCTCGTTCAGATCGGGCCGCGAGACCGTCCGGCTCGCGGCGGCGCGCAGGTTGACGATCCCGGTGAGCGCGAACGTCAGGTTGACCGATGGCAGCCAGTCGGTGTTGTCCAGCTTGCCTTCCGCGAGCACGTTGTCGGGCTGGAAGAGCGCGTAGCTCCTGACGTCCTGATACCCGTGCTCGACACGCACGCCAAGATTTCCGCGCAGCTTCGTCCCGAAGGGGACATCCGCGGACACGAAACCGGCCTCGACGCGCTGAGCGGCGGTGTAGTTGTCGAGACCGACTGCCGCGGTGTTCTGCGTCACGTCCTGGACGTAGCCGGTGTTGCGCGAGCCGTCGAATCCTCCCGGCGCGAAAATGGTGTCCACCGGCAGCTCGGTGCGTTTCACCAGACTGTTCGGCGTAATCTGGAAGCGCCGGTAGAAATTGTCGCGCGACTTGGTCTCGCGGTCGTAGCCGAGGTTGAGCTTGCCGTTGCCCCAGCCCCCGAGCTTGTAAGGCACGGCCTCGGTGAGCGTCGTCCCCCAGCCGTTCTCCTTGAGATCGCCGAAGTCGTCGTTCCCGAGCGAGGCAAACACCCAGTGGGCGGTGTCGCCGGGGAAGTAGTAGGCGCGGTCATAGATGTATTCGCGGCGATCCGGCTGCTGGCGGCGCGAGATCGAGCGGCCGAACTTCCAGCTGAAAGTCGAGTTCAAGAGCACCGGCAGCTCGTGCTGCCCATCCACCGACCCGGACAGCACGCTGCGCTCGACGTAGAGGAAGCGGGTGTCGCGATGGTGGATGGGGTTGTTGTTGACGTCGAACCGGTTGTAGTCGGCGCCCTCGTAGAAGCGCACCTCGTCGTCGGAGTCGTGCGTGTAGAACGCCCGTGCATGCAGGGTGTTGCGCGGCGAGAGGCGGTAGCTGAGCCCGGCCAGCGAGCCGAGCTGGGCGGACTCCGTCGAGCGGGTCACGTTGTAGTCGTAAACGATGGCGTCGGAGCCGCCCTGATAGAAGCGCTGGATCTCGTCCTGCTCTCGCACCGAATGACTGGCGGTGCCCGAGGCGATGATGCCGAGCGAGCGCCCGAAGATCTTGAACTCGTCGCCGTAGGTCGCCGAATAGCCCGAGTTGGGATCGGCGTTGGAGGTCTTCGGCCCCCACCGCGGCGAGAACGACCCGGCCATCGAGGCCAGGGTCGCGTAATTGCGCGGAACGTAGGCCGGGATCTGCACGCCCGACACGTCGGCGGGCATCTTGCGCGAGTCGGCGCTGAACCCGAAGTAGCCCAGCGACCCGGTCGGGTAGACGGCGTGATCGTGGAACGTCGTGCCCTGGAGCGTGCCCTGGAGCGCGGCGATCTGCCAGGTGCGCTTGCCGGGAAAATCCTTGGTGTGGACCTGAACGTCGCCGCCGCCGAACTCGCCGGGTCGATCGGCGGTGTAGGTCTTCTGTACCACGATATTTTCGAGCAGGTTCGCGGGCACCAGGTCGAGCGGGACCACGCGTTTGTTCTGCTCGGGGCTGGTGAGACGGACGCCGTCCACCTCGGTCGAGCTGTAGCGCTCGCCGAGGCCGCGGACGAACACGTACTTGTTGTCCGACACCGACAGCCCGGTCACGCGTCGCAGCACTTCGGCGGCGTCCTTGTCGGGTGCCTTGCGCACCTGCTCGGCGCTCACCGCGTCGCCGACTGCCGCCGCCTTCTTGCGCGCAGAGAGCATCGAGCTCTCGGTGTTCTGGAGCGCCCTGGCTTCGACCACCACTTCCTTGATCTGAATGGCCTCCGGTGTCAGCGCGGTGCTCATCGGCAGCAGCTTGCCCGCTTCGATCACGATGCCCTCGATCCGCTTGGTGGCATAGGAGAGGGCGCGGATCTTGAGCGCGTAGCGCCCGGGAGGCGCCTCGAGCAGGAAGGTGCCGTCGGCATTGGTGAGGCCGCCCACCGGATGCATCGTGGTGTCGGCCGGCAGCAGCACGACGTCGGCGAAGCTCACCGGCTCGCCATTGTCGGTCGCGACGATCTTGCCCTGGATCTTGCCCGTCCCCGCCGCCGACGCCGGCAGCACGACGAACAGCGCCAGCATGAGACTGAACCCGAGCGCCCACACGCGGGCGCCCAACGCGACTCCGAAATTTCGGCCCATCCGACCTGCCTCCTGAGCCGTGGTGCTGCGCGACACGCGAACGGTGCTTCCTCGCCTCTCACGACCGGCCCGGCGGCATCGAGGCCGCCGGGCCGGCGTGCGGGGCGATGCGAATCAGGACATCAGTTGATGCGGGCGATCTTGCCGCTCGACTCGTTGCCGTTGGCGACGACCTTGTAGAAGTACATGCCGCTCGGCGTCGCCTTATCGACGTTCCAGGTGATCGAGTGCTGTCCGGCTTCCATCTGGCCGTTGTGCAGCGTCGACACCAGCCGTCCGTCCGCCGAATAGACCTGCACCGCGACGTTGCCGGCCTTCGGCAGCTCGAACGAGAAGCTCACCGCGCTGTGGAACGGATTCGGAGCGCTGCGCGCCACGAACACGCGACCGTCACTGATCGGCTGAGCCACCCCGAGGGCACCGGGGCAGAACACCGTCGGGGCCGCCGGCGGGGCCAGGCAGTGGGCCTGCCAGGTGGCGTCGTCGTCGATCTTCAGGGTGCCGGTCTTGAAGTTGAAGAAGATGCTGTTGAGCACCGTGCCCTCGGTGCCGCGGCGGAAGTTCACGCCCGCCGCCGGCCCGGGGAAGCTGGCGCCGACCCGGTGGTCGCCGATCGCCGTCATGTTGGCAATCGTGGTATTCGACCGGCCCGAGCAGACGGTGGCGTTGAAATCGAACTCGTTGTCGTCGGCTTCGATTCCCTTGTCGCCGTTCTGGTCGCCCGCCACCGAGAAGTAGGGGGAGGGGCGCACGATCACGAACTGCGCGCGATTTCGGGTGCCGAGCTGCCAGTCGTAGCCGTCGTCCGAGTTGTCGATCCCGATCAGGTGCTTGCACGACATGTCGCCGCCGAACCATTCGAACGAGTCGTCGTCGCCCTGGTAGGCCTCGCAGTAGTCGAGGTGGGTGTTGCTGCCGCAGGAGTTGAAGGTGAACGAATTCAGCTCGTCGTTCGGCAGGATTTCCTTGCCCGAGAACTCGACGCGCACGTAACGCAGCGTGCCCGAGTTGTCGGCGTCGTCGTTGCCGCCGAAGAAGCCGATCGCGCCGCCCTCGCTGGCCGACGAGTCGCCGGCGCACGAGTTGACGACGTTGGTCTTGGCGTAGCCGTTGAGCACGATGCCGCCGCAGTGGCCGCGGGACATGAAGCCGGGCGGGTCGTCGCTGGTGATGATGATCGGGTCACAGGCGGTCCCGATCGCGTACAGCCGGCCGCCGCGTTCGGTGATGATGGTGCCGATCGACGCGAACTCCTCGAACACCACGTCGCCGGGGGGAATGTTCAGCACCGCGCCGTTCTTGATCCGCAGCTGGCCGCGCACCAGGTAGTTGCTGTCCGGCGACCACGAGGTGAAGCCGCGGATCGCGACGTTGTCGTACACGGCCAGCGGCCGCGGCGAGCTGTCGTACGGCGGCCCCAGGTGGAGGTCGTGACGATTGGCGCCGGTCGAGTCGAACGTGGTCCAGCCCTCCCACCACCGGTCCGATGGGTCGGGTCCGACGGCGCCCGAGTAGCAGGTCTGGGTGAAGAAGCCGTCGTTCGGAACCGTCATCGCGTGGCCGTACGCCGGGCTGCCGTTGGCGGGCTGGAAGTTGGGAAGCAGGTTGGGCTTGTAAGGCGCGTCGGGGAGCAGCGGATCCGAGAGCACGTTGTGGGTGTAGGTGACGGTGCCGAGCGTGAGCGCCGTGGTTCCGGCCGCGCAGGCCGGGGCGCCGGCGCCGGCCGAGCCGGTGAACTGATTGGCGAGCGTGTTCCCGGCCAGGTTGTTCATCCACATGATGTTTCCGTCGAACACCATCTGGGCGGACGCGCTGCCCGCCGCCAGGGTCATCAGCCCGGCGGCCAGTATTCCGCGCCGGAGAGTTCCGAATGAAGCGTTGCCAACGAGTCGCATGGGGCCTCCCTCACGAAATCGCGGTGCAGCTGATGGACGGTCCATCCGTCGGCCCGCGCATGGGCCCGACCAACCGTGGCGCGGCGTGGGGCGGACATGATCCGTAAGGCGGCGCGGAGCTCGCGTGGACGCGCGCGGGTGGAGGACCGAACGCGCGAAGGCAGCACCGAGCCGGCGCGGCCGCTTTCCGGAACGGCGAGACGCTAGACGAGGTCCGGGGAACGCGGCGTGGCGGGACTGTTAACGAGGAGAAAAAACGCGCGGGACTCGGCCACCTTCGGCGCAGCGTCGGTACGGGGAGCGCCGGCGCGCTCGCGGCGTGTTTCCAAACCAAGCCTAGGCCGCGGCGCCGCGCGGAATCTCGAAGCGGAAGGTCGCGCCGGCGCCCGGCGTACTGCGCACCGAGACTTCGCCGCGATGGAGCGCGATGATGTGCTTCACGATCGAGAGGCCCAGCCCGGTGCCGCCCTTCTCGCGCGAACGCGCCTTGTCGACGCGATAGAAGCGTTCGAACACACGAGGCAGATCGGCGGGCGGAATGCCGGGCCCGGTGTCGGCGACCTCGCACCAGGCGATGCCGCGATCCAGCCCCAGCCGCACCGTGACGCGCCCGCGCTCCGTATACTTGATCGCGTTGTCGAGCAGGTTGGCGAGCACCTGCTCGAGTCGCGGGCGATCCGCCGACACCGGAATCTCGGGGCCGGGCTCGAGCGCCAGCTCGAGTCCGGCGCGATCCGCAGCGGCCCGGAACGCCGAAACCTGGGCTTCGGTGGCGGCGCGAAGATCCAACGGCTCGAGTCTCAGCGCCGCGCCCGAGCGCTCGAGCTCGGCGAGCGAGAGGAGATCCGCCACCAGCGCGTCGAGTCGCGCGGCGCTCGAACGGATCGCCTCGACGAATTCACGCCGGTGATCCTGGTCTTCGAGCGCGCCGTCGAGCAGCGTCTCGGCGTAGCCGCGAATCGAGGTGAGCGGCGTGCGCAACTCGTGCGAGACGTTGGCGACGAAGTCCTGCCGGAGCCGACTCAGGTTCTCGATCTCGGTGAGGTCGCGCAGCAGCAGCAGCACCAGGTCGCCCGCCCTCTCCCCCAGCGGCGTAGCCGCCGCGTGCAGCGTGCGTGGCCG
This genomic interval from Candidatus Sulfotelmatobacter sp. contains the following:
- a CDS encoding TonB-dependent receptor; its protein translation is MGRNFGVALGARVWALGFSLMLALFVVLPASAAGTGKIQGKIVATDNGEPVSFADVVLLPADTTMHPVGGLTNADGTFLLEAPPGRYALKIRALSYATKRIEGIVIEAGKLLPMSTALTPEAIQIKEVVVEARALQNTESSMLSARKKAAAVGDAVSAEQVRKAPDKDAAEVLRRVTGLSVSDNKYVFVRGLGERYSSTEVDGVRLTSPEQNKRVVPLDLVPANLLENIVVQKTYTADRPGEFGGGDVQVHTKDFPGKRTWQIAALQGTLQGTTFHDHAVYPTGSLGYFGFSADSRKMPADVSGVQIPAYVPRNYATLASMAGSFSPRWGPKTSNADPNSGYSATYGDEFKIFGRSLGIIASGTASHSVREQDEIQRFYQGGSDAIVYDYNVTRSTESAQLGSLAGLSYRLSPRNTLHARAFYTHDSDDEVRFYEGADYNRFDVNNNPIHHRDTRFLYVERSVLSGSVDGQHELPVLLNSTFSWKFGRSISRRQQPDRREYIYDRAYYFPGDTAHWVFASLGNDDFGDLKENGWGTTLTEAVPYKLGGWGNGKLNLGYDRETKSRDNFYRRFQITPNSLVKRTELPVDTIFAPGGFDGSRNTGYVQDVTQNTAAVGLDNYTAAQRVEAGFVSADVPFGTKLRGNLGVRVEHGYQDVRSYALFQPDNVLAEGKLDNTDWLPSVNLTFALTGIVNLRAAASRTVSRPDLNELSPSANLEYVGGNLVKGNPDLHRATIDNYDLRLEAFPALSEVLAIGGFYKRLHDPIEQVIRGGTPHILQPFNSDGGHNIGAEVEVRSSLGRIMHRMKRLSINANASFISSEVQIQQQTTLLGSPRHPLQGQVNYLVNGGLGYATPSGRTDFSALLSMVGRQLVALGSTPLPDIYQRPYASVDVAANVTPLPDLRLKLAARNLLDPKFEQVQDNNVTSEYRTGRSYAIALVYGQ
- a CDS encoding T9SS type A sorting domain-containing protein; this encodes MRLVGNASFGTLRRGILAAGLMTLAAGSASAQMVFDGNIMWMNNLAGNTLANQFTGSAGAGAPACAAGTTALTLGTVTYTHNVLSDPLLPDAPYKPNLLPNFQPANGSPAYGHAMTVPNDGFFTQTCYSGAVGPDPSDRWWEGWTTFDSTGANRHDLHLGPPYDSSPRPLAVYDNVAIRGFTSWSPDSNYLVRGQLRIKNGAVLNIPPGDVVFEEFASIGTIITERGGRLYAIGTACDPIIITSDDPPGFMSRGHCGGIVLNGYAKTNVVNSCAGDSSASEGGAIGFFGGNDDADNSGTLRYVRVEFSGKEILPNDELNSFTFNSCGSNTHLDYCEAYQGDDDSFEWFGGDMSCKHLIGIDNSDDGYDWQLGTRNRAQFVIVRPSPYFSVAGDQNGDKGIEADDNEFDFNATVCSGRSNTTIANMTAIGDHRVGASFPGPAAGVNFRRGTEGTVLNSIFFNFKTGTLKIDDDATWQAHCLAPPAAPTVFCPGALGVAQPISDGRVFVARSAPNPFHSAVSFSFELPKAGNVAVQVYSADGRLVSTLHNGQMEAGQHSITWNVDKATPSGMYFYKVVANGNESSGKIARIN
- a CDS encoding ATP-binding protein, encoding MIRSLRGRLFLSHLLVMILALGGAALLFARGIRGPLLLGPALVALAALLGALFTLLLTGRQAARIAELERAAHRLAAADPQARAAESPPDELGRLGRAINEMAAEGHSRLATLTRERDEHEHILAQMSDGVALIDGQGNMVRSNHSLAALLDAPRPAEPGTRFSAYARIAELHELVQRARSTGRPAEAELRLWTPRPRTLHAAATPLGERAGDLVLLLLRDLTEIENLSRLRQDFVANVSHELRTPLTSIRGYAETLLDGALEDQDHRREFVEAIRSSAARLDALVADLLSLAELERSGAALRLEPLDLRAATEAQVSAFRAAADRAGLELALEPGPEIPVSADRPRLEQVLANLLDNAIKYTERGRVTVRLGLDRGIAWCEVADTGPGIPPADLPRVFERFYRVDKARSREKGGTGLGLSIVKHIIALHRGEVSVRSTPGAGATFRFEIPRGAAA